The following are from one region of the Sphingobacteriales bacterium genome:
- a CDS encoding DUF4270 domain-containing protein produces the protein MTNILKCWGSDFFKSLSLVAFVLLFVSSCDDPDNFSFKTERNVNRYTIETIDTLPVLLRTVREDSLRSDEFSLDLIGSYRDPVVGSITASVFTELRLPKKLITYGTNRVLDSLVLYLKYAGSSNYFGWLEDDITLNVYELDQRIYLDSAYYSTTKIKYNPVKLGTWKGCPRPNARKTIAIKLDPSLGNRILNASNEQLGDDIKFKEVLKGLAIIPEKTTATGSIISFKLQNDSSGLVLYFHNSDDTLSSTFQINDKCARVSHFEHDFTATPIAEQLQNASTYYSQVFLKPLSGVKAQIDLPSLAGLVKDGPIAVHRAEIIFHPAKTPPYSDFTIPSMILLLSDSANKNYSMVDRYETYYGGKLDNNTGSYSFVVTRYVQDLVNQYLKDSLFVSKYRLNLIIPSDNPILAVPLILSNLNNQGKAMTSFKIYYSRLN, from the coding sequence ATGACAAATATTTTAAAATGCTGGGGCTCTGATTTTTTCAAATCCTTATCCCTTGTTGCTTTTGTATTGCTGTTCGTTTCATCTTGTGATGACCCTGACAATTTTTCTTTTAAAACAGAAAGAAACGTTAACCGCTATACGATTGAAACCATTGATACTTTGCCTGTTCTCCTCAGAACTGTCAGGGAAGATTCTCTAAGGAGTGATGAATTTTCGCTTGATTTAATCGGTTCCTATCGTGATCCTGTGGTCGGAAGTATTACTGCTTCTGTGTTTACCGAGCTGCGATTACCCAAAAAGCTGATTACTTACGGCACCAACAGGGTACTGGATTCACTCGTACTTTATCTGAAATATGCCGGCAGCAGTAATTACTTTGGCTGGCTTGAAGATGATATAACCCTTAATGTTTACGAACTTGACCAACGCATTTATCTTGACTCCGCTTACTATTCCACTACCAAAATAAAATATAATCCGGTTAAATTAGGTACATGGAAAGGATGCCCCCGGCCAAATGCCAGAAAAACAATTGCCATCAAACTGGATCCATCTTTAGGGAACCGAATTCTGAATGCCTCCAACGAGCAGTTGGGCGATGATATTAAATTTAAGGAAGTTTTGAAAGGTCTGGCAATCATTCCTGAAAAAACAACGGCTACAGGCTCAATCATTTCTTTTAAGCTTCAGAACGATTCCTCAGGTCTTGTTTTATATTTTCACAATAGTGACGATACCTTGAGCAGCACTTTTCAGATCAACGACAAATGTGCAAGAGTAAGTCATTTTGAGCATGATTTTACAGCCACTCCGATAGCAGAGCAGTTGCAGAACGCCTCAACATATTATTCGCAGGTATTTCTGAAACCCCTTTCCGGAGTGAAAGCTCAGATTGATTTGCCTTCACTTGCCGGTCTGGTAAAAGACGGACCTATTGCAGTTCACCGGGCCGAAATTATCTTTCATCCGGCTAAGACCCCTCCTTATTCTGATTTTACCATTCCATCAATGATTTTACTACTCTCAGATTCGGCAAATAAAAACTATTCAATGGTGGACAGGTATGAAACCTATTACGGAGGTAAACTGGATAATAACACAGGTAGCTATTCATTTGTCGTTACAAGATATGTTCAGGACCTTGTCAATCAATATCTGAAAGATTCACTGTTTGTCAGTAAATACCGGTTAAACCTGATCATACCATCAGACAATCCGATTCTTGCGGTTCCACTGATACTCAGCAATCTGAACAATCAGGGGAAGGCCATGACATCATTTAAAATATATTATTCAAGGTTAAACTAA
- the glmS gene encoding glutamine--fructose-6-phosphate transaminase (isomerizing) → MCGIVAYIGHREVMPLLIKGLQRLEYRGYDSAGVAVLNNGLHVYKIAGKVSELAEYVNGKNTDGKIGIGHTRWATHGEPNQTNAHPHLSENGDIALIHNGIIENYNVLKTELLKRGHTFVSETDTEVLVHLIEDIQEKSLCSLEEAVRIALSKVIGAYALVLMSKKEPDLLIAARKASPLVIGLGENEFFLASDATPIIEYTRNVIYMNDDTIAIIRRDSFTLKTIENKIEIPYIHELDMSLESLEKGGFPHFMLKEIFEQPNSVRDTFRGRLNLEKGEIRLGGIHDYINKLQNNINRVVITACGTSWHAGLIGEYLLEELTRIPVEVEYASEFRYRNPVLFETDLLLAISQSGETADTLAAIELAKQKINAVFGICNVVGSSIARATNAGVYTHAGPEIGVASTKAFTSQLVVLNLLAILWAHLKGHISQSRYFELIREFATIPDKIKEALLTNDLVEQLAEEFKDSKNFLYLGRGINFPVALEGALKLKEISYIHAEGYPAAEMKHGPIALIDENMPVVVIATNKTIYDKVLSNIQEVKARKGIVIAIVNKGDQTLRKQLKYIIEVPETEEIFSPLVSIIPLQLLAYHIAVKRGCNVDQPRNLAKSVTVE, encoded by the coding sequence ATGTGTGGAATTGTTGCCTACATCGGTCACCGTGAGGTAATGCCTTTGTTAATTAAAGGTTTGCAGCGTCTTGAGTACAGAGGTTACGACAGTGCAGGAGTTGCCGTTCTTAATAATGGTCTGCATGTTTATAAAATAGCCGGAAAAGTTTCCGAACTGGCTGAATATGTCAATGGTAAAAATACAGATGGAAAAATTGGGATAGGGCATACCCGATGGGCTACCCATGGTGAACCCAACCAGACAAATGCACATCCTCACTTGTCTGAAAATGGTGATATTGCCTTGATTCATAACGGGATTATTGAAAATTACAATGTTTTAAAAACTGAATTGCTTAAAAGGGGACATACTTTTGTCAGCGAAACCGATACAGAAGTTTTGGTTCATCTGATAGAAGACATTCAGGAAAAAAGTCTTTGCAGTCTTGAAGAAGCGGTCAGGATAGCTTTATCAAAGGTAATCGGGGCGTATGCATTAGTTTTAATGTCAAAGAAAGAGCCTGATCTCCTGATAGCTGCCCGTAAAGCCAGTCCGCTGGTAATAGGATTGGGAGAAAATGAGTTTTTTCTGGCTTCTGATGCGACTCCGATTATTGAATATACCCGTAATGTCATTTATATGAATGACGATACCATTGCCATTATCAGGAGAGATAGTTTTACATTAAAAACCATTGAAAATAAAATAGAAATACCTTACATTCACGAACTCGACATGAGTCTTGAGTCTCTTGAAAAAGGTGGTTTCCCTCATTTCATGCTTAAGGAAATTTTTGAACAACCGAACAGCGTCAGAGATACCTTTCGCGGGAGACTGAATCTGGAAAAAGGAGAAATCAGGCTGGGCGGAATTCATGATTATATCAACAAACTGCAAAACAATATTAACCGTGTGGTCATTACTGCCTGCGGAACCTCCTGGCATGCCGGACTGATAGGCGAATACCTGCTTGAAGAATTGACAAGAATACCTGTCGAAGTTGAATATGCCTCAGAATTCAGATATCGCAATCCGGTTCTTTTTGAAACCGACTTATTACTGGCTATTTCTCAATCAGGTGAAACAGCTGATACGCTTGCTGCCATTGAACTTGCAAAACAAAAAATTAACGCTGTCTTCGGTATCTGCAATGTTGTCGGATCTTCCATTGCCCGTGCCACCAATGCTGGCGTTTACACACATGCAGGTCCTGAAATAGGTGTGGCCTCAACAAAAGCTTTTACTTCGCAACTGGTGGTATTAAATCTTCTGGCAATCCTTTGGGCACACCTGAAAGGCCATATTTCTCAATCTCGTTACTTTGAACTCATCAGGGAATTTGCCACAATTCCTGACAAAATTAAAGAAGCTCTGCTAACCAATGATCTGGTTGAACAACTGGCAGAAGAATTCAAGGATTCAAAAAATTTCCTCTATCTTGGGCGTGGGATTAATTTCCCTGTTGCGCTGGAAGGAGCACTGAAACTCAAGGAAATATCCTATATCCATGCTGAAGGCTATCCCGCAGCCGAAATGAAGCATGGGCCAATCGCTCTGATTGACGAAAACATGCCGGTCGTGGTCATTGCGACCAATAAAACCATTTATGATAAGGTGCTTTCAAACATTCAGGAAGTTAAAGCACGGAAAGGAATTGTAATAGCTATCGTCAACAAAGGAGACCAGACCCTTCGTA
- a CDS encoding aspartate 1-decarboxylase → MFIEVLKSKIHRVRCTEADLNYMGSITIDEDYMDAVGLIANEKVQVLNLTNGERLETYVIKGGRGTKVIGLNGPAAHKGKVGDILVIVSYAMVEVSKASEIIPKILLPEPGKDTIN, encoded by the coding sequence ATGTTTATTGAAGTATTAAAATCGAAGATTCACAGGGTACGATGTACCGAAGCAGATTTGAATTATATGGGAAGCATTACCATCGATGAAGACTATATGGATGCAGTGGGGTTGATTGCCAATGAAAAAGTGCAGGTATTAAACCTGACCAACGGAGAACGGCTGGAAACCTATGTCATCAAAGGAGGCAGGGGAACAAAAGTTATCGGGCTGAACGGACCGGCCGCCCATAAAGGAAAAGTCGGAGACATTCTGGTGATTGTTTCCTATGCAATGGTAGAAGTGAGCAAAGCTTCAGAAATTATTCCCAAAATCCTCCTGCCGGAACCTGGTAAAGACACCATCAATTGA
- a CDS encoding pantoate--beta-alanine ligase, whose product MLRIDKPTVLTNSIEKFKKQGQTVGFVPTMGALHAGHLSLVHRSCLENDLTVVSIFVNPTQFNDKEDFLKYPKLVDKDIESLSETKADIVFIPDVEDMYPDNHFEVAEIDLEGLDTVLEGAHRPGHFAGVVTIVGKLFDIVMPDNAYFGLKDYQQYIIIKKMTEKLGLGINIIPCPTMREPDGLAMSSRNLLLSEEERKFAPNIYKTLIAAQEMLFSKSVNEIKNQSISFLTQSPLVNLDYFEIVDAGTLKTVEDVNEHKEVVICTAMKVGKIRLIDNVKVSIR is encoded by the coding sequence ATTTTACGGATTGATAAACCAACGGTACTGACAAATTCTATTGAAAAGTTTAAGAAGCAAGGCCAGACAGTCGGCTTTGTACCAACCATGGGTGCACTTCATGCCGGTCACCTTTCACTTGTCCATCGCTCCTGCCTTGAAAATGACCTCACTGTAGTCAGTATATTCGTCAACCCTACCCAGTTCAACGACAAGGAAGATTTTTTAAAGTATCCCAAATTAGTTGATAAAGATATTGAGTCTTTGTCAGAAACAAAAGCAGATATAGTCTTTATTCCTGATGTGGAGGACATGTATCCTGACAATCATTTTGAAGTTGCAGAAATTGATCTGGAAGGACTCGATACAGTGCTTGAAGGAGCTCACCGCCCCGGACATTTTGCCGGAGTGGTTACCATTGTCGGAAAGCTATTTGATATAGTCATGCCCGATAATGCTTATTTCGGATTAAAAGACTATCAGCAATATATCATCATAAAAAAGATGACTGAAAAGCTTGGACTGGGAATCAACATCATCCCCTGCCCGACTATGCGTGAACCAGACGGCCTGGCCATGAGCTCCCGCAATTTGTTGCTCAGTGAGGAAGAAAGAAAATTTGCCCCGAATATCTATAAAACGCTGATTGCGGCACAGGAAATGCTATTTAGTAAGTCCGTAAATGAAATTAAAAATCAATCCATCAGTTTTTTAACACAGTCACCTCTTGTAAACCTTGACTATTTTGAGATTGTAGATGCCGGTACCCTGAAAACAGTTGAGGACGTTAACGAACATAAAGAGGTGGTTATCTGTACGGCCATGAAGGTAGGGAAAATCAGATTGATTGATAATGTAAAAGTAAGTATCAGGTAA
- a CDS encoding glycogen/starch synthase encodes MQNLKVLIATQEMAPFTEFSAQGEFIRDLSIAYQKKGAEVRVFMPKYGTIKERKHRLHEVIRLSGLNITIGRNNNPLIIKVASLQTAKIQVYFLDNEDYFKRKYFLNDENGDFFKDNDDRVIFHNKAVIELLMKLGWKPDVIHCQGWMSGLIPMYARTLFRSEPVVKDSKIVFSLFDDNNNHYLGNSFDRKSHLKFTDNLESLVSPKAYDINKAGISYADFCLLSSETLDSETEKFLNDSGKTLIDIRKEGENYYDKYFKMLGL; translated from the coding sequence ATGCAAAATTTAAAGGTACTGATTGCTACCCAGGAAATGGCTCCTTTCACTGAGTTTTCTGCTCAGGGCGAATTTATCAGGGATTTATCCATCGCATATCAGAAAAAAGGGGCAGAGGTCAGGGTGTTTATGCCGAAGTATGGTACAATCAAGGAAAGAAAACACAGACTCCATGAAGTAATCAGGCTTTCCGGGCTGAATATTACTATCGGAAGAAACAATAATCCTCTGATTATCAAAGTAGCATCATTACAGACAGCTAAAATTCAGGTCTATTTCCTCGATAATGAAGATTATTTTAAAAGGAAATATTTCCTGAACGATGAAAATGGAGATTTTTTTAAAGATAATGACGACAGAGTCATCTTTCACAACAAGGCGGTCATCGAATTGCTGATGAAACTGGGATGGAAGCCCGATGTTATTCATTGCCAGGGATGGATGAGCGGACTGATTCCCATGTATGCCAGAACACTTTTCAGATCTGAACCTGTGGTTAAAGACAGTAAAATTGTGTTTTCCCTGTTTGATGACAACAATAACCATTACCTTGGTAATAGCTTTGACAGAAAGTCTCACCTGAAGTTTACAGATAATCTTGAATCTCTCGTATCTCCAAAAGCTTACGACATTAATAAAGCAGGTATTTCTTATGCAGATTTTTGTTTGCTAAGTTCTGAAACACTCGATAGTGAAACTGAAAAATTTCTGAATGATTCTGGCAAAACTCTTATAGATATCAGAAAAGAAGGCGAAAATTATTATGACAAATATTTTAAAATGCTGGGGCTCTGA